ACTCTTCGAGCGATGCATACGAAAAGCTGGTCGATCGATTGCTGGCGTCGTCGCACTATGGCGAACGCTGGGCGAGACATTGGCTCGACGCAGCCGGCTATGCCGATAGCGACGGCGCCACGACACAAGACGCAATTCGCAGCTGGGCATTCAAGTACCGTGATTATGTCATCCGCGCATTCAATGAAGACCGGCCGTTTGACCAATTTGTGCGCGAACAACTGGCCGGCGACGAAGCGACTGGGCCAATTGCCGGCGACATGTCGCCCCAGCAGATCGAGTTGCTGACCGCCACAGGTTTCTTGCGAATGGCGGCCGACGGTTCGGGCAGCGGTGATAACAGCCCTGAAGCGCGCAACCAGGTCGTCACCGACACGTTGAAGATCGTGACCAGTTCACTGCTTGGCATATCCGTGGCTTGCGCCCAATGCCACGACCATCGTTACGATCCGATTCCACAGACCGACTACTACGCTCTGCGCGCGGTCTTCGAGCCAGCGCTCGATTGGCAAGCGTGGAAAACACCCAATGAACGTCATATCTCGCTTTACACGACCGCCCAGCGCCAAAAGGCGACCGAGATCGAGGCCGAGGCACAAACGATCGCTACCGAGCGCGCCGCAAAACAAACCGTGTACATGGCCGAGGCGCTGGAAAAGGAATTGATGAAGTTCGAAGAGCCGTTGCGCGAACAGTTGCGCACGGCCTATCAAGCGGCCGCCGACAAGCGGACCGACGCGCAAAAGAAGTTGCTCGAAACGTATCCCAGCGTCAACATTTCGCCGGGCGTGCTCTATCAATACAATCAGGCGGCGGCCGACGATCTCAAGAAATACGACGAACGCATTGCCGCCGTCAGATCGCAAAAACCTGCAGAAGAATTCCTGCGGGCGCTTGTCGAGCCGCCCGATCACGCGCCAGAAACCAAACTGTTTTATCGCGGTGATTATCGGCAACCCAAGCAATCAGTGGGACCCGGCGCCCTTTCGGTGTGCGGACCAGACAACCGTCCCGCCGAATTTGCCGCCAAGAGCGGCGCGCTACCTACCACGGGTCGCCGGCTGGCCTTTGCGAACTGGCTGATGGGGTCCGACAATCCACTCACCGCGCGGGTGTTAGTGAATCGTGTGTGGATGCATCATTTCGGTCACGGAATCGTGTCGACTCCGGCAGATTTTGGACGCCTGGGGACATTGCCATCCCATCCGGAACTTCTTGACTGGCTGGCCTCCACATTTCGCGAGTCGGGCTGGAGCCTGAAGCAACTGCACCGTTCGATCATGTTATCGACCGCCTACCGGCAGTCATCGCGGCGCGATCCGGCACAATCGGCCCTTGACAGCGACAATCGTTACTATGGCCGTCAGAATGTGATTCGGCTTGATGCTGAGGCGCTACGCGATCGCGTATTGGCTGCCAGCGGAACGCTCGACAGCACACTGTTCGGCCCAGCCGTTCCGGTTAAGGAAGACGACAGTGGTCAAGTTGTGGTGGCCGACGACGCAAAGCGCCGTAGTCTGTATCTATTGCAGCGCCGCAGCCAGCCCGTGGCGTTGATGCAGGCCTTCGATGCCCCGGCGATGCAGACGAACTGCGAGTCGCGCCCGTCATCGACCGTCGCCACACAATCGTTGATGCTGATGAACGGCGAATTCTGGCTCGGCCAGGCCGCGGCGCTGGCGGACCGTTCCCTACGAGAACCCGCTCAGAGCTTGCCAATCGACCAGCTTGCCGGATTGGCACAGAGTTGGAAGTCGGCTGCGCCGACGTGGCAATTTGGTTATGGTAGCTACGATGCGAACTCTGGACTTACGGAATCATTTACGCCGCTCGCGCACTGGACCGGCTCTAGCTGGCAGGGAGGCGCCATGCTGCCCGACGAACAAACCGGTTGGGTATTGTTGCATGCCGATGGCGGACATCCCGGCAATAACCCCGGCCACGCGGCGATTCGTCGTTGGACAGCGCCCGCCGCGGGCGTGCTGAGCCTGCGCGGAACGCTTTCCCATGGCAGTGAGAATGGCGACGGTGTTCGCGGCCGTTTGGTGTCGAGTTCCCACGGCATCGTCGGCGAGTGGCTGACGCGGCACGGCGAGGCGCCGACGATCGTCGAACGCATCACAGTGCAGGCAGGCGACACGCTCGATTTCGTGACCGATTGTCTGCAAGAAGTCTCGTCGGATTCGTTCACTTGGCGCGCCGAATTGACGCTCGCTCAGGATGGGGGAGATGCGGTTACCTTCCGCTCGCACGAAGGATTTCATGGGCCTACCGCCAAAGCGACCAATGTCGAGATTGCCAACGTAGTGCGCGCCTGGGAACTGGCTTATTCGCGTATCCCCACGCGTGACGAACTACAGACCACCTGTGCCTTTCTGACGAACCAGGTCGATTACCTGCGGCTACATCTGCAGCACACTGTGGCCGGCCGATCGCCCGAGTCGCAGGCCTTTGTGAATCTTTGTCAGGCGCTGTTGAGCTCTAACGAGTTCTTATACGTCGACTAACAAAAACCCTCTCGCGCGCCAATCAAAAATGGGCGCAGCTGATTGCCATGCCGAACGCGCAAAAAACGATCGAAACGATGTTGCCCGGATATTCCCGCCGCAAGTTTCTCGCTGAAAACGCGATGGGCATTGGTGCCCTGGCGTTAGCTTGGTTAACTTCGCAAGAAGCCGCGGCTGTGCCGGCCAAGCTGCCCAAGGACCCGTTGTTTTTTGACTTGAAGCCCAAGGCGCCGCACTTTGCGCCGCAGGCGAAGGCCATGATCTCGCTTTTCCAGCATGGCGGCCCATCGCATGTGGATCTGTTCGATCCCAAGCCTGAGCTAACGCGGCTCAACGGTGCCGACTATCCGGGCGAAGTGGTGTTCAGCTTCGTCAATCGGGCCAGCAAAACACTATTCGGCAGCCCTTGGAAATTCAGCAAGCGTGGTGAATGCGGCACCGAGATTTCGGAGTTGCTGCCCAACCTGAGTGAAATCGCCGACGACGTTTGTTTGATCCGCTCGATGCATACCGGCGCCAACGGACACGAAGTTTCTATTCGCTATTTTCATGGCGGAATCCCCGGTGTAGTCGGTCGACCGACGCTGGGCTCTTGGCTTGCCTATGGACTAGGCTGTGAAAGCCAGGAACTGCCGGCCTACCTGGTGTTGACCGATCCCGGCGGCCATCCGGTCGATGGCGTGAGCAACTGGACAAATGGCTTCATGCCGCCGTTGTTTCAAGGGACTGTTTTACGTCCCAAGGAACCGCGCATTCTGAATCTCGAAGCGCCGCCACATTTGCGCGGCGCAGTTCAGCAGCAGAATCTAGCCTTTTTGCAAGGACTGAATCGTCAACACCTCGAACAACATCCCGGCGAGGCCGATCTCGAAGCGCGCATCGCCAGCTACGAACTGGCGGCCGCCATGCAAACGGCAGCCACCGAGGCGCTCGATATCTCGCGCGAAACCGCCGCCACCCTCAGCCTATACGGGCTCGACGATCCCGCCACACGCGAGTATGGAACGCGCTGCCTCATCGCCCGCCGGTTGGTCGAGCGTGGCGTGCGGTTTGTGCAGTTGTTTTTGGGCGGGCAGCCGTGGGACAGCCACAGCGACATCCGCAATGGCTTACCGGCCGTTTGCAAAAGAACCGACAAGCCCGCCGCGGCCCTGGTCAAAGATCTCAAGCAGCGCGGAATGCTCGATTCGACCGTTGTCCATTGGGGAGGTGAGATCGGCCGCCTGCCGGTCACCGAGAACCACGGCGATCCCACGAAATCTGGCCGGGACCATAACGGCCAGGGTTTTAGTATCTGGGTCGCTGGTGGCGGCTTTCAGCCGGGCATGACGTACGGCGAGACCGACGAGTTCGGACATCGCGCGGTCAAGAATATCGTCACGCCGAACGATTTCCAGGCGACGTTGCTGCATTTGTTCGGCCTCGACCATCAGCGATTGAGCTACTTGCACAGCGGTCGTGAGCAGCAGATCACCGCCGGACGAGAAGCTCGCGTCGTCGGCGAGATCGTCAAGGCATCGGCCGTCGCTCAGCAGCCGGTCTAATCGGCTCCAATCGTACTGTCGTCGAAACGAAAGTACCTTCGACATCGATACGCGCGTATCGATGTGCGCTACGACGTGGTCGTCGCACTGATCCACGGCGTCGCAGCCGAGGCATAGGCGTTGAACGCCACCAGATTAAAGTCGTACAACGTAGCCGCCATCAGTCCGCTAATCGACGCTGACGTGGTGGATGCCGGATAACTACCCACGAGCACGGGCTGTCCGCTTTCGATTTCATACAGATTAAATCCGGTAGCGCCGCTGGCGGCCGTCCAATTCAAATCGATCTGTGTCGCCGATGAGGCCGTGCCGGTAAAGCTGTCCGGAGCCGTCACGACGCCGCCGGTCGTCACGCTGATCCACTGCGTGGC
The nucleotide sequence above comes from Pirellulales bacterium. Encoded proteins:
- a CDS encoding PSD1 and planctomycete cytochrome C domain-containing protein — protein: MHLWPRIFCIALFAVTAARATASEPNDTVAAPTFETDIRPLLRAHCFDCHGATDEKQGGLDLRLVRFQLAGGDSGPAIKPGDAEASMLVTRIRAGEMPPGDAKLTPREIDTIAKWVAAGAKTARAEPESIAPGVGISEEERSWWAFQPIHLPAIPETPDPRVRTPIDALLRAAMPAGVAFSPDADKRTLIRRAYFDLLGLPPAPVEVGQFLADSSSDAYEKLVDRLLASSHYGERWARHWLDAAGYADSDGATTQDAIRSWAFKYRDYVIRAFNEDRPFDQFVREQLAGDEATGPIAGDMSPQQIELLTATGFLRMAADGSGSGDNSPEARNQVVTDTLKIVTSSLLGISVACAQCHDHRYDPIPQTDYYALRAVFEPALDWQAWKTPNERHISLYTTAQRQKATEIEAEAQTIATERAAKQTVYMAEALEKELMKFEEPLREQLRTAYQAAADKRTDAQKKLLETYPSVNISPGVLYQYNQAAADDLKKYDERIAAVRSQKPAEEFLRALVEPPDHAPETKLFYRGDYRQPKQSVGPGALSVCGPDNRPAEFAAKSGALPTTGRRLAFANWLMGSDNPLTARVLVNRVWMHHFGHGIVSTPADFGRLGTLPSHPELLDWLASTFRESGWSLKQLHRSIMLSTAYRQSSRRDPAQSALDSDNRYYGRQNVIRLDAEALRDRVLAASGTLDSTLFGPAVPVKEDDSGQVVVADDAKRRSLYLLQRRSQPVALMQAFDAPAMQTNCESRPSSTVATQSLMLMNGEFWLGQAAALADRSLREPAQSLPIDQLAGLAQSWKSAAPTWQFGYGSYDANSGLTESFTPLAHWTGSSWQGGAMLPDEQTGWVLLHADGGHPGNNPGHAAIRRWTAPAAGVLSLRGTLSHGSENGDGVRGRLVSSSHGIVGEWLTRHGEAPTIVERITVQAGDTLDFVTDCLQEVSSDSFTWRAELTLAQDGGDAVTFRSHEGFHGPTAKATNVEIANVVRAWELAYSRIPTRDELQTTCAFLTNQVDYLRLHLQHTVAGRSPESQAFVNLCQALLSSNEFLYVD
- a CDS encoding DUF1501 domain-containing protein, which gives rise to MPNAQKTIETMLPGYSRRKFLAENAMGIGALALAWLTSQEAAAVPAKLPKDPLFFDLKPKAPHFAPQAKAMISLFQHGGPSHVDLFDPKPELTRLNGADYPGEVVFSFVNRASKTLFGSPWKFSKRGECGTEISELLPNLSEIADDVCLIRSMHTGANGHEVSIRYFHGGIPGVVGRPTLGSWLAYGLGCESQELPAYLVLTDPGGHPVDGVSNWTNGFMPPLFQGTVLRPKEPRILNLEAPPHLRGAVQQQNLAFLQGLNRQHLEQHPGEADLEARIASYELAAAMQTAATEALDISRETAATLSLYGLDDPATREYGTRCLIARRLVERGVRFVQLFLGGQPWDSHSDIRNGLPAVCKRTDKPAAALVKDLKQRGMLDSTVVHWGGEIGRLPVTENHGDPTKSGRDHNGQGFSIWVAGGGFQPGMTYGETDEFGHRAVKNIVTPNDFQATLLHLFGLDHQRLSYLHSGREQQITAGREARVVGEIVKASAVAQQPV